A window from Kovacikia minuta CCNUW1 encodes these proteins:
- a CDS encoding GAF domain-containing protein gives MTGLLENLFSPNGYIPHGHCYLWQTPLVGLHVVSDALIAIAYFSIPAMLIYFIRKRKDIPFSNVFALFGAFIVLCGLGHALDIWTLWYPAYWLSGAEHALTALVSCFTALQLVTLLPQFLALKTPEQLESINQKLQKEIEERQRVEETLRNIVAGTASVTGKDFFPALVQHLAIALNVPYILVSEVVADRPDHLRTLAMWCHDALAENIEYPLAGTPCETVIQTAELHLYPDTLQQRFPNADLLQAMNAESYLGLPLINASGKVIGNLCLIDSQPFATDENKNAIVSVFAARAAAELERQWAEQERNRMYEELEFRVQERTTEMVQANRALETEIQERITAEAKLQQMAEQERATTRVIQRMRQSLDLDTIFSTTTEELIQAIRCDRVLIYRFNSDWSGNVISESVAAGWDEIIPLRMADPELTQVTVDQSNCVIKRLDGKESVIRDTYLQENEGGIYRQRSNYCCVPDIYAEQFDSCYLDLLESLQARAYVIVPIFCGNQLWGLLATYQNSAPRSWQESEIKVISQIGSQLGVAVQQAELFAQTQHQAEELQQAKDAADAANRAKSEFLANMSHELRTPLNAVLGFSQLMVRDRSLNSTQQEHLNIINRSGEHLLKLINDVLEMSKIEAGRICLEVDRIDFHTLLSNLDDMLRLRAEMKGLQFAIRASEDIPQFIITDESKLRQVLINLLGNAIKFTDRGSVMLRVRAEGAAGDAETGKPGDAETLIQNPRFKMQNVSLPLIPCTLHFEVEDTGIGIAPYEQVKLFKPFERTRVGLNHSEGTGLGLAISQKFVQLMGGEITVTSQMGEGSQFCFAIQVRCTEAIASPPLQPINQRIVGLAPNQSTYRILMAEDNPTNRMLLSKMLSLGGFELREVANGQEAIAVWKQWQPHLIFMDMRMPVMNGLEATQQIKADPQGKDTVIIALTASAFEEQRQAFFAVGCDDFIRKPFQYQELFTKISQHLGIQYLYETVTDDLEPVQGKSRQVVSQPTKPELQVNLTQMPDEWKRQLSHAALTGNDLQIFELIQHIPGEQACLKTTIAEYAENFQFDQIIELIQTPVTEDRC, from the coding sequence ATGACAGGTTTACTTGAGAACTTATTTTCGCCAAATGGGTACATTCCACATGGTCACTGTTACCTCTGGCAAACACCGCTGGTTGGCTTGCATGTGGTCAGCGATGCGCTCATTGCGATCGCCTACTTCTCTATTCCGGCAATGCTCATTTACTTCATTCGCAAGCGTAAGGACATTCCTTTTTCCAATGTTTTTGCTTTGTTTGGAGCATTTATTGTCCTTTGTGGGCTGGGACATGCCTTAGATATCTGGACGCTGTGGTATCCAGCCTACTGGCTATCAGGGGCAGAACACGCCCTCACTGCCCTGGTCTCCTGCTTCACTGCGCTGCAATTGGTAACCCTACTGCCCCAGTTTTTGGCGCTCAAAACCCCCGAACAGCTTGAGTCGATTAATCAAAAATTGCAAAAGGAAATTGAAGAACGACAACGGGTTGAAGAAACGCTACGCAACATTGTGGCGGGAACTGCTTCCGTAACAGGAAAGGACTTTTTCCCAGCTTTAGTCCAGCATCTAGCGATCGCCCTGAACGTTCCCTACATCCTCGTCTCCGAAGTTGTGGCCGATCGCCCCGATCACCTCAGAACTCTGGCAATGTGGTGCCATGATGCGCTGGCAGAAAATATTGAATATCCCCTGGCGGGAACCCCCTGTGAAACTGTAATTCAGACCGCCGAACTGCATCTATATCCCGATACATTACAGCAGCGGTTTCCCAACGCTGACCTTCTACAGGCAATGAATGCAGAGAGTTACCTGGGTTTGCCGCTGATTAATGCATCTGGGAAAGTAATTGGAAACCTTTGTTTAATCGATAGCCAACCCTTCGCAACCGACGAAAACAAAAATGCCATTGTTAGTGTCTTTGCTGCCCGTGCCGCTGCCGAACTAGAACGGCAGTGGGCAGAACAGGAACGGAACCGGATGTATGAAGAACTTGAATTTCGCGTCCAGGAACGAACCACAGAAATGGTTCAAGCGAATCGGGCACTCGAAACCGAAATTCAAGAGCGAATTACGGCTGAAGCCAAGTTGCAACAAATGGCAGAACAAGAGCGGGCAACCACTCGTGTCATTCAGCGTATGCGCCAGAGTTTAGATTTAGACACTATTTTTAGTACAACAACGGAGGAATTAATCCAGGCGATTCGCTGCGATCGCGTCCTGATTTACCGCTTCAACTCCGATTGGAGTGGCAATGTGATCTCCGAGTCCGTTGCTGCCGGGTGGGATGAAATCATTCCCCTGCGGATGGCTGATCCAGAGTTGACCCAGGTAACGGTGGATCAATCCAACTGTGTGATTAAGCGACTGGATGGAAAAGAGAGCGTAATTCGGGATACGTACCTGCAAGAGAATGAAGGGGGAATCTATCGCCAGCGCTCCAATTATTGTTGTGTCCCAGATATCTATGCTGAACAGTTCGATAGTTGTTATCTGGATCTGCTCGAATCGTTACAGGCACGGGCGTATGTGATTGTGCCAATTTTTTGTGGAAATCAACTGTGGGGATTGCTGGCGACCTATCAAAATTCTGCGCCCCGCTCCTGGCAAGAGTCAGAAATTAAGGTGATTTCCCAAATTGGTAGCCAGTTGGGGGTTGCCGTCCAGCAAGCCGAACTGTTTGCCCAAACCCAGCACCAGGCAGAAGAACTCCAGCAAGCCAAAGATGCCGCCGATGCAGCAAACCGGGCAAAGAGTGAGTTTCTGGCAAATATGAGCCATGAACTCCGAACCCCGCTGAATGCTGTGTTGGGGTTCAGTCAACTGATGGTGCGCGATCGCTCCCTGAATTCCACCCAACAAGAGCATTTGAACATCATTAACCGGAGTGGCGAGCATTTGCTCAAGCTGATTAATGATGTTCTAGAAATGTCAAAGATTGAAGCGGGACGCATTTGTTTAGAAGTCGATCGAATTGACTTTCATACGTTGCTCAGTAACCTTGATGATATGCTGCGGCTAAGGGCAGAGATGAAAGGCTTGCAGTTTGCGATCCGTGCGTCGGAAGACATTCCGCAATTTATCATTACCGACGAAAGTAAGCTGCGGCAAGTTTTGATCAATCTTTTGGGAAATGCGATTAAATTTACCGATCGGGGTAGCGTTATGTTAAGGGTCAGGGCAGAGGGCGCGGCAGGGGACGCGGAGACCGGGAAACCGGGAGACGCGGAGACGTTAATTCAAAATCCAAGATTCAAAATGCAAAATGTTTCCCTCCCCCTCATACCCTGCACGCTTCACTTTGAGGTTGAAGATACGGGTATCGGAATTGCGCCCTACGAACAGGTCAAGCTGTTTAAGCCATTTGAACGAACAAGAGTGGGGCTGAACCATTCCGAGGGTACAGGTCTGGGACTGGCAATTAGCCAAAAATTTGTGCAGTTAATGGGGGGCGAAATTACGGTAACGAGTCAGATGGGTGAGGGAAGTCAATTTTGCTTTGCCATTCAAGTTCGCTGTACGGAAGCGATCGCGTCTCCGCCTTTGCAACCCATTAACCAGAGAATTGTTGGGTTAGCTCCTAACCAATCCACCTACCGCATCCTGATGGCAGAGGACAACCCCACGAATCGCATGCTGTTATCTAAAATGCTGAGCCTGGGTGGGTTTGAGCTAAGAGAAGTTGCCAACGGACAGGAGGCGATCGCCGTCTGGAAACAGTGGCAACCGCATTTGATTTTTATGGATATGCGTATGCCTGTAATGAATGGATTGGAGGCAACGCAGCAAATTAAAGCCGATCCCCAGGGGAAAGACACAGTGATTATTGCCCTCACAGCGAGTGCGTTTGAGGAGCAGCGGCAGGCATTTTTTGCTGTAGGTTGTGATGACTTTATCCGCAAACCCTTTCAGTATCAGGAGTTGTTCACGAAAATCAGCCAGCACTTAGGCATCCAGTATCTCTATGAAACCGTCACCGATGATCTGGAACCCGTTCAAGGGAAAAGCAGGCAAGTCGTTTCCCAACCAACTAAGCCAGAACTGCAAGTAAATCTGACTCAAATGCCGGATGAATGGAAGCGGCAGTTATCCCATGCGGCACTAACAGGAAATGATTTGCAGATTTTTGAACTGATTCAACACATCCCAGGTGAACAGGCTTGCCTGAAAACCACGATCGCCGAGTATGCTGAAAACTTCCAATTTGACCAAATTATTGAACTGATTCAAACTCCCGTAACAGAGGACAGGTGTTAG
- a CDS encoding OmpP1/FadL family transporter yields MKNLRAYSWLPLLVTLGVISKTGSALASGSVGYNLGLLYEPTPTTRFGLAYRSRITHKLEGDADFTVPTSAAFLTRTGRFTDTDASAELKLPDSLSLGVYHELSPRVALMGDVTWTNWSRFQELRVDYANPVQPPTIQRENWEDTIRVGIGVNYAATDTLKLRAGFAFDQSPVKDEFRTARIPDGDRYWLAIGASYRPSKNLSLDNSYAHLFVGNVSINEGSATTGFLRGEFDNHVDIVGAQVTWNF; encoded by the coding sequence ATGAAAAATTTACGCGCCTATTCCTGGCTGCCTCTGTTGGTCACATTAGGGGTCATTAGTAAAACAGGTTCTGCTTTGGCGTCTGGGAGTGTGGGTTACAACCTGGGATTGTTGTACGAGCCAACCCCAACAACCCGTTTTGGGTTGGCCTACCGTTCCAGAATTACCCACAAGCTGGAGGGTGATGCAGATTTCACCGTGCCTACTTCTGCGGCTTTCCTGACGAGAACCGGACGCTTTACCGATACAGATGCTTCCGCCGAGCTGAAATTGCCCGATTCCCTCTCCTTGGGGGTCTATCACGAATTAAGCCCCCGTGTTGCCCTCATGGGAGACGTGACCTGGACGAACTGGAGCCGCTTTCAAGAGTTGCGGGTGGACTACGCCAACCCCGTGCAACCGCCCACGATTCAGCGAGAAAACTGGGAAGATACGATCCGGGTCGGGATTGGGGTAAATTATGCTGCAACCGATACGTTAAAGCTACGAGCAGGGTTTGCCTTTGACCAAAGCCCTGTTAAAGATGAATTCCGCACTGCCCGCATTCCCGATGGCGATCGCTACTGGCTTGCGATCGGTGCCAGCTATCGTCCCTCTAAAAATCTCAGTCTGGATAACAGCTACGCCCACCTATTTGTGGGCAATGTCTCAATCAATGAGGGTAGCGCCACAACCGGTTTCCTGAGAGGTGAGTTTGACAACCACGTGGATATCGTGGGAGCACAGGTGACGTGGAATTTTTAG
- a CDS encoding photosystem I assembly protein Ycf4, whose protein sequence is MTAQTTSLENRVLRQEVLGSRRFSNYWWATIVSLGATGFLLAGISSYLHVNLLPFSDPTMLVFIPQGIAMGFYGMVGLLFSLYLWLTILWDVGGGYNEFDRESGKVKIFRWGFPGKNRKIELNFKTDDVQAVKVNLKEGLNPKRCLYLRVKGVRDVPLTRVGQPIALADLENQGAALARFLGVPLEGL, encoded by the coding sequence ATGACCGCACAAACAACTTCTTTGGAAAATCGGGTGCTGCGTCAAGAGGTGCTTGGCTCTCGCCGGTTTAGTAACTACTGGTGGGCAACGATCGTTTCCTTAGGAGCGACGGGCTTTCTCCTGGCGGGTATTTCCAGCTATCTCCATGTGAATCTGTTGCCCTTTTCTGACCCCACAATGCTGGTCTTTATTCCGCAAGGAATTGCAATGGGGTTCTATGGCATGGTTGGGCTATTGTTTAGCCTCTACCTCTGGCTGACGATCCTGTGGGATGTGGGCGGCGGCTATAACGAGTTCGATCGTGAGTCTGGAAAGGTTAAGATTTTTCGCTGGGGGTTTCCTGGCAAAAATCGCAAGATTGAACTGAACTTCAAAACAGATGATGTTCAGGCAGTGAAGGTGAACCTGAAGGAAGGGTTAAATCCGAAGCGTTGCCTTTACCTGCGGGTCAAAGGGGTGCGGGATGTTCCCCTGACTCGGGTTGGGCAACCGATCGCCCTTGCTGATTTGGAAAATCAGGGAGCAGCGCTTGCCCGATTTCTAGGAGTGCCCCTGGAAGGGTTGTAA
- a CDS encoding beta-ketoacyl-ACP synthase, translating into MDVVVTGIGLASALGDLDNTWRFLLAGESGVKVHQPFLEIQPYPLALISGSKPFDLTILTRRVVTAALEDADLVPPLPDCAVVVGSSRGNQAQWEKFTIHNSQFSIPRSPLPTPHSLLPQWLDTLPHAASLTAARLIGAKAQVLSPMAACATGLWAIAQGYQLIQSGQYQRVIAGAVEAPITPLTLAGFEQMGALARTGAYPFDINREGLVLGEGGAVLVLESSDLAKQRRAKIYGRILGFGLTADGYHVSTPEPNSPMAIAAAKQCLERSGLEPAAIDYIHAHGTATQLNDLNEANLVQSLFFQKVPLSSTKGATGHTLGASGALGVAFCLMALKHQLLPPCVGLKHPEWNLDFVRTARPSPLQTALCFSFGFGGQNAAIAIGKDKG; encoded by the coding sequence ATGGATGTTGTCGTAACTGGAATTGGGCTGGCTTCTGCCCTGGGTGACCTCGACAATACCTGGAGGTTTCTGCTAGCGGGTGAATCTGGAGTTAAAGTTCATCAGCCCTTTTTAGAGATACAGCCCTACCCACTGGCGCTCATCTCAGGTTCTAAACCATTTGATTTAACGATCTTAACGCGCAGGGTTGTAACCGCTGCCCTGGAGGATGCAGACCTTGTACCGCCACTTCCGGATTGTGCCGTGGTCGTGGGTTCTAGTCGTGGAAACCAGGCGCAGTGGGAAAAATTCACAATTCACAATTCACAATTCTCTATCCCGCGTTCCCCACTCCCCACTCCCCACTCCCTACTCCCTCAATGGCTTGACACCCTCCCCCATGCAGCTTCCCTCACGGCTGCCCGTTTGATTGGGGCAAAAGCACAGGTGTTGTCGCCAATGGCGGCTTGTGCTACGGGGCTGTGGGCGATCGCCCAGGGCTATCAGTTGATTCAGTCTGGGCAGTATCAGCGGGTAATTGCAGGTGCGGTGGAAGCCCCGATTACGCCGCTGACCCTGGCTGGATTTGAGCAGATGGGAGCGTTGGCGCGAACGGGTGCCTATCCATTTGATATCAATCGGGAAGGCTTGGTGCTGGGAGAAGGCGGAGCCGTGTTGGTGTTGGAGTCGTCAGACCTGGCAAAGCAGCGCAGGGCAAAGATTTACGGTCGGATTCTGGGGTTTGGGTTGACGGCAGATGGATACCATGTCAGCACTCCCGAACCCAACAGTCCTATGGCGATCGCAGCAGCGAAGCAGTGCCTGGAACGAAGTGGACTTGAGCCAGCCGCGATCGACTATATTCACGCCCACGGTACCGCCACTCAACTGAACGATCTCAATGAAGCCAACCTGGTTCAATCTCTGTTTTTCCAAAAAGTTCCCCTCAGTTCAACCAAAGGGGCGACCGGGCATACCCTCGGAGCATCCGGAGCCTTAGGTGTTGCCTTTTGTCTGATGGCACTTAAGCACCAACTCCTACCTCCCTGTGTTGGACTAAAACATCCCGAATGGAATCTGGATTTCGTCAGAACTGCCAGACCGTCCCCCCTCCAAACAGCGCTCTGTTTCAGCTTTGGTTTTGGCGGACAGAATGCAGCGATCGCAATTGGAAAGGATAAAGGATAA
- a CDS encoding Rieske (2Fe-2S) protein translates to MAQTLFPPTHLVRAATLADLEAKGSLLVHLEGQTIALFYSKGQVYAIDNRCPHMGFPLHGSVCKDGIVTCPWHYARFDLASGGTFDSWADDVRSFPVQIRNGAVWLDVAPQVDARQHQQQRLQDGLEQGISLVIAKSVIALLDMKVAPTEPFQLGIAFGTRYTKNGWDTGLTILTALMNLLPYLDESDRPRALYQGLSAVARDSADAPPHFVVHPLPNASIDFQTLKTWFRQFIERRDAEAAERCLVTAIRSDLPRPQIAEMLFAAATDHRYLDGGHTLDFINKALEALDNTNWQNAESVLASLIAGLASASRMEESSSWRYPVDLVEILESAFEQLPAALEAGQSQSGNWTGQADLLPILLGEDAQAIAEGLLQALQAGCTETQLAATVTYAAALRVARFHTNNDHGDWNSAHHPFTYAHAVQQGLQRLVESTTSKQPPTLELIRGVFDAAMSVYLNRFLNVPPARLPNPKDIVADPEILLQQLPTLLDRQQQVNETGKLVAQYLYSGGKPQKLMALLGKLMLRENRDFHVIQSVEASFRLYSQLGGTPEAVHVLVATARYLAAHAPTMRSQEQTYQMAYRLHRGDQLFEDAESPE, encoded by the coding sequence ATGGCTCAAACCCTCTTTCCCCCAACCCATCTCGTTCGGGCAGCAACCCTGGCTGACCTGGAAGCAAAAGGCAGTTTACTGGTTCATCTGGAAGGTCAGACGATCGCCCTGTTTTACAGCAAGGGGCAGGTTTATGCGATCGACAACCGCTGTCCCCACATGGGCTTTCCGCTGCATGGGAGTGTCTGTAAGGATGGCATTGTCACCTGCCCCTGGCACTATGCCCGGTTTGATCTGGCAAGTGGTGGCACCTTCGATTCCTGGGCAGATGATGTGCGATCGTTTCCGGTGCAAATTCGGAATGGAGCAGTGTGGCTGGATGTGGCACCCCAGGTGGATGCCCGACAGCATCAGCAACAACGCTTACAGGATGGGCTGGAGCAGGGTATCTCGCTGGTGATTGCGAAATCCGTGATTGCCCTCCTGGATATGAAGGTTGCGCCCACGGAACCCTTTCAACTGGGTATCGCGTTTGGCACCCGTTACACCAAGAACGGTTGGGATACGGGGCTAACCATCCTGACTGCACTGATGAACCTGCTGCCCTACCTGGATGAGAGCGATCGCCCCCGTGCGTTGTATCAGGGACTATCCGCCGTGGCGCGAGACAGTGCAGATGCACCCCCCCATTTTGTGGTGCATCCTCTACCGAACGCATCGATCGACTTTCAAACCTTAAAGACCTGGTTTCGCCAATTTATTGAACGGCGCGATGCCGAAGCCGCAGAGCGTTGCCTGGTAACAGCCATACGGTCTGACCTGCCCCGTCCCCAAATCGCCGAGATGCTGTTTGCAGCAGCGACCGATCACCGCTACCTGGATGGCGGACACACGCTTGATTTCATTAACAAAGCACTGGAAGCTTTAGACAATACAAACTGGCAAAACGCGGAATCCGTGTTGGCAAGTTTGATTGCGGGTCTAGCCAGTGCAAGCCGGATGGAGGAATCGAGTTCGTGGCGCTATCCCGTCGATTTGGTGGAAATTTTGGAATCTGCGTTTGAGCAATTACCTGCCGCACTAGAAGCGGGGCAATCCCAATCCGGCAACTGGACAGGTCAAGCCGACTTGCTGCCCATCCTCCTGGGTGAGGATGCCCAGGCAATTGCAGAAGGACTTTTGCAGGCATTACAGGCAGGCTGCACTGAGACACAATTAGCCGCAACCGTAACCTATGCGGCTGCCTTGCGGGTTGCCCGGTTCCACACCAATAACGATCATGGGGATTGGAATTCAGCCCATCATCCCTTCACCTATGCCCATGCGGTGCAGCAAGGTTTGCAGCGATTAGTGGAGAGCACAACTTCGAAGCAACCGCCAACCCTGGAATTAATTCGAGGGGTATTTGATGCAGCAATGAGTGTGTATCTGAATCGCTTCCTCAACGTACCACCCGCCCGTTTACCCAATCCCAAAGATATCGTTGCCGATCCGGAAATTTTGCTTCAGCAACTTCCAACGCTGTTAGACCGACAACAGCAGGTAAACGAAACGGGAAAACTGGTGGCGCAGTACCTCTATAGTGGCGGCAAGCCCCAAAAATTGATGGCGTTGCTGGGCAAGTTGATGCTGCGAGAAAACCGTGATTTCCATGTGATCCAATCAGTGGAAGCGTCATTCCGGCTCTATTCTCAGCTAGGCGGCACCCCCGAAGCTGTGCATGTGTTAGTAGCAACGGCACGTTATCTGGCGGCGCATGCACCGACGATGCGATCGCAGGAGCAAACCTATCAGATGGCCTATCGGCTGCACCGCGGCGATCAATTATTTGAAGACGCTGAATCGCCAGAATGA
- the psbD gene encoding photosystem II D2 protein (photosystem q(a) protein), with amino-acid sequence MTIAVGRAQPTGGWFDVLDDWLKRDRFVFIGWSGLLLFPCAFLALGGWLTGTTFVTSWYTHGLASSYLEGCNFLTVAVSTPADSFGHSLLFLWGPEAQGNFTRWFQIGGLWPFVALHGAFGLIGFCLRQIEIARLVGIRPYNAIAFTGPIAVFTSVFLMYPLGQSSWFFAPSFGVAGIFRFILFVQGFHNFTLNPFHMMGVAGILGGALLCAIHGATVENTLFQDSDQANTFRAFTPTQAEETYSMVTANRFWSQIFGIAFSNKRWLHFFMLFVPVTGLWMASVGIVGIALNLRAYDFVSQEIRAAEDPEFETFYTKNILLNEGIRAWMAPQDQPHENFIFPEEVLPRGNAL; translated from the coding sequence ATGACCATAGCAGTCGGACGCGCACAGCCGACGGGAGGATGGTTCGACGTCCTCGACGACTGGCTCAAACGCGATCGCTTTGTCTTCATCGGCTGGTCCGGTCTGTTGCTATTCCCCTGTGCATTTTTGGCACTCGGCGGCTGGCTGACCGGCACCACCTTCGTCACCTCCTGGTACACCCACGGGTTGGCATCGTCTTACTTAGAAGGCTGCAACTTTCTCACGGTTGCAGTTTCTACCCCTGCTGACAGCTTCGGGCACTCTTTGTTGTTCCTGTGGGGACCGGAAGCCCAGGGCAACTTCACCCGCTGGTTCCAAATTGGTGGGCTGTGGCCCTTCGTTGCCCTCCACGGTGCCTTTGGTTTAATCGGCTTCTGCCTGCGTCAGATTGAGATTGCTCGCCTGGTTGGCATCCGCCCCTACAATGCGATCGCCTTTACTGGACCGATCGCGGTGTTCACCTCCGTGTTTCTGATGTACCCATTGGGTCAAAGCAGCTGGTTTTTTGCACCCAGCTTTGGGGTAGCGGGCATTTTCCGGTTCATTTTGTTTGTCCAGGGCTTCCACAACTTCACCCTGAACCCGTTCCACATGATGGGCGTAGCGGGGATTCTGGGAGGAGCGCTGCTGTGTGCGATTCACGGGGCGACGGTAGAGAACACCCTGTTCCAGGACAGTGACCAGGCGAACACCTTCCGCGCCTTCACCCCCACCCAGGCGGAAGAAACCTACTCGATGGTGACCGCTAACCGTTTCTGGTCTCAGATTTTTGGGATTGCGTTTTCCAACAAGCGGTGGTTGCACTTCTTCATGCTGTTTGTGCCGGTGACCGGGCTGTGGATGGCATCGGTTGGGATTGTTGGGATTGCCTTGAACCTGCGGGCGTATGACTTTGTGTCGCAGGAGATTCGGGCCGCAGAAGACCCGGAATTTGAGACGTTTTATACCAAGAACATTTTGCTGAATGAGGGTATCCGTGCTTGGATGGCTCCTCAAGATCAGCCCCATGAAAACTTTATCTTCCCTGAGGAGGTTCTACCTCGTGGTAACGCTCTCTAG
- a CDS encoding glycogen/starch/alpha-glucan phosphorylase → MKHAIKQDLANHIRLNYNIEVDPNSLFDIQAKRFHEYKRQHLDALYIVTLYNRNKANPELDITPRTFLFGGKAAPGYFIAKLIIKLINSIADTVNRDPDMRGRLKVVFLKDYNVKFAQRVYPAADLSEQISTAGKEASGTGNMKFAMNGALTIGTLDGANIEIREEVGPENFFLFGLTAEEVYALKAKGYNPRDYYNKNSELKLANDRIASGFFCNGDANLFKPLIDNLLNHDQYLLLADYESYVECQDWVGQAYRDQDNWTRMSILNTARMGKFSSDRSIRDYCEDVWNVQPVPIQIEAYAQTNVTLKV, encoded by the coding sequence ATTAAGCATGCCATCAAGCAAGATCTGGCAAACCATATCCGGCTAAATTACAACATTGAAGTTGATCCGAATTCTCTGTTTGACATTCAGGCCAAACGATTCCACGAGTACAAACGCCAACACCTGGATGCGCTTTACATTGTTACCCTTTACAACCGAAATAAGGCAAATCCTGAGCTTGATATTACCCCCCGCACATTTTTGTTTGGTGGCAAAGCGGCACCGGGTTACTTCATCGCGAAATTGATCATTAAATTGATTAATTCGATCGCAGATACCGTTAACCGTGACCCTGACATGCGCGGACGGTTGAAGGTTGTTTTCTTGAAGGATTACAACGTCAAGTTTGCTCAGCGCGTTTATCCAGCAGCGGATTTGTCGGAACAGATTTCGACCGCAGGCAAGGAAGCCTCTGGCACGGGCAACATGAAGTTTGCCATGAATGGAGCTTTGACGATCGGAACCCTGGATGGAGCAAACATCGAGATTCGGGAAGAGGTCGGTCCTGAAAACTTTTTCCTGTTTGGGCTGACGGCAGAGGAAGTTTATGCCCTGAAAGCGAAAGGATACAACCCCCGCGACTACTACAACAAAAATTCTGAACTCAAACTGGCGAACGATCGCATCGCTTCTGGGTTTTTCTGTAATGGAGATGCCAACCTGTTCAAGCCTTTGATCGATAACTTGCTGAATCACGATCAGTACCTGTTACTGGCAGATTATGAGTCCTATGTGGAATGTCAGGATTGGGTGGGGCAGGCATACCGTGACCAGGACAACTGGACTCGCATGTCTATCCTAAACACAGCCCGCATGGGCAAATTTTCCAGCGATCGCTCCATTCGCGATTACTGTGAAGATGTGTGGAACGTTCAACCCGTCCCGATTCAAATCGAAGCCTACGCTCAAACTAATGTGACATTGAAAGTGTAG
- a CDS encoding peptidylprolyl isomerase, which translates to MMQKDLRRWLVLILMTGTLILGGCFSQEKAQQSSASPSPSQTASAPATQASDPQAANLPRLEGKATVAMVVKGQTVTIEVDGTDAPVTAGNFVDLVQRGVYNGLVFHRVVREPQPFVVQGGDPQSKNPNFPPEQLGTGSFVDPATSQPRYIPLEILPAGKKTPVYHQTLETAGVTAKPKLKHTRGAVAMARSAFPDSASSQFYITLADVNFLDGSYAVFGYVTEGMETVDKIQQGDRIESMKVTKGADNLKLGGKS; encoded by the coding sequence ATGATGCAGAAGGATCTTCGACGTTGGCTGGTTTTGATCTTGATGACTGGCACATTGATTCTGGGTGGGTGTTTTTCGCAAGAGAAGGCACAACAGTCTTCTGCCAGCCCTTCTCCCAGTCAGACGGCTTCTGCACCCGCGACTCAGGCGAGTGATCCGCAAGCAGCCAATTTACCTCGGTTGGAGGGCAAAGCCACGGTAGCAATGGTCGTCAAAGGTCAAACGGTGACGATCGAAGTGGATGGAACGGATGCGCCCGTCACCGCAGGGAATTTTGTTGATCTGGTGCAACGGGGCGTCTATAACGGTCTGGTATTTCACCGAGTCGTGCGGGAACCGCAACCTTTTGTCGTTCAGGGGGGTGACCCCCAAAGCAAGAACCCAAATTTCCCACCAGAACAGCTTGGAACAGGCAGCTTTGTTGATCCAGCAACCTCGCAGCCGCGCTATATTCCCTTAGAGATTTTGCCCGCAGGCAAGAAGACTCCGGTTTACCATCAAACCCTGGAAACAGCGGGTGTTACGGCTAAACCGAAGTTGAAACACACGCGCGGAGCCGTTGCAATGGCACGTTCTGCCTTCCCCGACTCGGCTTCTTCCCAGTTCTATATCACCCTTGCAGATGTGAATTTTCTGGATGGGAGTTATGCCGTGTTCGGTTATGTGACTGAGGGTATGGAAACTGTTGACAAGATCCAGCAGGGCGATCGGATTGAATCCATGAAAGTCACCAAAGGGGCAGATAATTTGAAGCTGGGGGGAAAGTCGTAG